The following proteins are encoded in a genomic region of Gimesia algae:
- a CDS encoding metal ABC transporter permease, with translation MRLFVIVFLLMSLCPHAALLAADGAESPASQRSITDRSISIPEWKDWRRVFFLEDYNTRIVILGTTLLGMSAGMIGSFALLRKRALMGDALSHATLPGIALAFILATSLGMNGKTLPVLLSGAAISGLLGIASILLIRNLTRLKEDAALGIVLSVFFGAGVALLGIVQQMQTGHAAGLESFIYGKTASMVASDAWLIGSAGLTCMLISILLYKELTLLCFDEGFAHSRGFPVVLLDMILMGLVVVVTIIGLQAVGLILMISLLVIPPAAARFWTEKIFYLSLVATILGALSGMIGSAMSAIFPNLPSGAMIVLVATSMFLVSMIFGVPRGILIRKLRRYQLNRKVDRQHLLRSIYEYLEAHNMLTEKNTMEDKSVPIATLSRMRSWSPTKLHKIIQRAGQDDLIETDSGDQIRLTVPGLSEAARVVHEHRLWELYLITYADVASSKVDRDADAIEHVLEPEVISELEALLIQQASTEILPSPHTLEIKLENINSPDSHSRRPGS, from the coding sequence ATGAGACTGTTTGTAATTGTATTTCTTCTGATGAGTCTCTGCCCTCATGCAGCGCTGCTCGCAGCCGACGGAGCGGAATCACCTGCTTCACAGAGATCCATTACAGACCGCAGCATCTCCATACCTGAATGGAAAGACTGGAGACGCGTTTTCTTTCTGGAAGACTATAACACCCGCATTGTCATTCTGGGAACGACGTTACTCGGCATGTCCGCCGGCATGATCGGCAGTTTTGCCCTGCTCAGAAAACGGGCGCTGATGGGCGATGCGTTAAGCCATGCCACTCTGCCCGGTATCGCCCTTGCTTTTATCCTCGCAACATCACTGGGCATGAATGGAAAAACACTGCCTGTGCTGCTGTCAGGAGCTGCCATCAGCGGGTTACTGGGTATCGCATCCATCCTGCTGATTCGCAATTTAACCCGCTTAAAAGAGGACGCCGCCCTGGGTATCGTACTCAGCGTTTTTTTTGGAGCAGGCGTCGCATTACTGGGAATCGTCCAGCAGATGCAGACAGGACACGCGGCGGGACTGGAATCATTTATCTATGGCAAGACTGCCTCCATGGTTGCCAGTGACGCCTGGCTGATTGGTAGCGCGGGACTGACCTGTATGCTGATTTCCATTCTCCTGTATAAAGAACTCACACTACTCTGTTTCGACGAAGGCTTTGCCCACTCGCGTGGCTTTCCCGTCGTCTTGCTCGACATGATCCTGATGGGACTGGTGGTGGTGGTGACCATCATCGGCCTGCAGGCCGTCGGCCTGATTCTGATGATTTCGCTACTGGTGATTCCACCTGCTGCCGCTCGTTTCTGGACAGAAAAGATCTTTTACCTGTCTCTCGTTGCCACAATCCTCGGCGCGTTGAGCGGCATGATTGGCTCCGCCATGAGTGCGATTTTTCCGAATCTACCTTCCGGAGCGATGATTGTACTGGTGGCAACCAGCATGTTTCTGGTCAGTATGATTTTCGGCGTTCCCCGGGGAATTCTGATCCGCAAGCTCAGGCGCTATCAGCTTAATAGAAAAGTGGATCGACAACACCTGCTGCGCAGCATCTATGAATACCTGGAAGCACACAATATGCTGACAGAAAAAAACACTATGGAAGACAAGTCCGTCCCCATAGCGACCCTCTCCCGGATGCGCAGCTGGTCGCCAACGAAGCTCCACAAAATCATCCAACGTGCCGGACAGGATGACTTAATTGAGACCGATTCCGGTGATCAGATACGTCTGACGGTGCCTGGCCTTAGCGAAGCCGCACGCGTTGTCCATGAGCATCGACTGTGGGAACTGTATCTCATCACCTATGCCGACGTGGCTTCAAGCAAGGTCGATCGGGACGCTGATGCGATCGAACATGTACTGGAACCGGAAGTCATTTCTGAACTGGAAGCATTACTGATCCAACAGGCATCCACAGAAATCTTACCAAGCCCCCACACCCTTGAGATCAAGCTGGAGAACATTAATTCGCCAGACTCTCATTCCCGGAGGCCTGGTTCATGA
- a CDS encoding metal ABC transporter permease — MNVLRDALSQWNWYLDGWIIVAGILCSVATALLGNFLVLRKMSMLGDAITHAILPGLAAAFFISDSRSSLPMFAGAVIAGILTALFTEWIRGFGKVDEGAAMGVVFTSLFALGLVMIVQAADHVDLDPGCVLYGAIELTPLDTVLIAGWKIPRVVAVLSIVLLINLLFVVCFLKELKLSSFDPALATTTGFNATLIHYTLMTLVAITAVASFETVGNILVVAMFVVPPAAAYMLTDRLGRMIVLSVILAIIAAITGHISAITVPHWFGYGSTSTAGMMAVTAGLLFVLAALLGPRHGILIIFIRRQFLSWKILAEDIIALMYRIEERDPDRKPDAGYLREILFSRSLPTSLTLRYLTNRGQITGTNGYYKLTETGRDQARQLVRSHRLWEHYLVEHAGMSTETIHRQAERLEHFTDRQLREKLNEDTLNTDQDPHGSPIPPEEFSD; from the coding sequence ATGAACGTGTTGAGAGATGCATTGAGCCAGTGGAACTGGTATCTGGATGGCTGGATCATTGTTGCAGGAATTTTATGCTCTGTCGCAACGGCTTTGCTGGGAAATTTCCTGGTCTTGCGAAAAATGAGCATGCTGGGGGATGCGATCACCCATGCCATTCTCCCCGGTCTCGCTGCTGCTTTTTTTATCAGTGACAGCCGCAGCAGTCTGCCGATGTTTGCTGGTGCCGTCATCGCAGGTATTTTAACGGCACTGTTCACAGAGTGGATTCGTGGCTTTGGTAAAGTGGACGAAGGCGCTGCCATGGGAGTGGTCTTCACGTCTCTGTTCGCGCTGGGCCTGGTCATGATTGTTCAGGCTGCGGATCATGTTGACCTGGATCCCGGCTGCGTACTCTATGGAGCCATCGAACTAACCCCCCTGGATACGGTACTGATCGCTGGCTGGAAAATCCCCCGCGTTGTCGCCGTGCTCTCCATCGTCCTGTTGATCAACCTGCTGTTTGTGGTCTGCTTTCTCAAAGAACTCAAACTCAGTTCATTCGATCCGGCACTCGCAACGACCACGGGATTTAATGCCACGCTGATTCACTATACCCTGATGACGCTGGTCGCCATCACAGCGGTCGCCAGTTTCGAGACGGTCGGCAATATTCTTGTCGTGGCCATGTTTGTGGTGCCGCCCGCCGCTGCGTACATGCTCACGGATCGACTGGGGCGGATGATCGTCCTCAGTGTCATCCTGGCAATAATCGCAGCCATCACGGGGCACATCAGCGCCATTACCGTGCCCCACTGGTTTGGTTATGGAAGTACTTCAACTGCCGGCATGATGGCAGTCACGGCAGGTCTGCTGTTTGTGCTGGCGGCATTGCTTGGTCCCCGGCATGGAATCCTGATCATTTTTATTCGCCGCCAGTTCCTGTCGTGGAAGATTCTCGCAGAAGACATCATCGCGTTGATGTATCGTATTGAAGAACGTGACCCGGACCGTAAACCAGATGCCGGTTATCTGCGCGAGATTTTGTTCTCCCGTTCATTACCTACCAGTCTCACACTCCGCTATCTGACCAATCGAGGACAGATTACCGGCACGAACGGTTATTATAAACTGACGGAAACAGGTCGCGACCAGGCGCGTCAACTGGTTCGCTCACATCGGCTCTGGGAACACTACCTCGTCGAACACGCGGGCATGTCCACTGAAACGATTCACAGACAGGCTGAACGCCTGGAACATTTCACTGATCGCCAGTTACGTGAAAAACTGAATGAGGATACACTTAATACCGATCAGGACCCGCATGGCAGTCCCATTCCCCCCGAAGAGTTCTCCGACTGA
- a CDS encoding NAD(P)/FAD-dependent oxidoreductase: MNTLQNPQSKSDTRRVLIIGGGFAGLNAALELGGVAGVEVTLVDRHNYHLFQPLLYQVAMAGLSPADIATPIRSLLSAYRNTNVLLGEAESIDLPGQKVKFDFGELEFDYLVLACGATHSYFGHNEWEKYAPGLKTISQATEIRKRVLSAFEHAERVTDPDEQKKLLTYVIVGGGPTGVELAGAIGEMSRFTLSRDFRRINPSHTRVILVEAGPRILPMFSEQQSNRAARDLEKLGVQIWTSSVVTNINDEGVELGEERIRAATVLWAAGVEASELGQAGGMHVDNRGRVLVEPDLSLEGYSNVFVAGDQASYTHQTGSPLPGTAPVALQQGRFIGKTIRNEVKGKARSKFHFRDKGQMATIGRSRAIVEMGRLKLTGFFAWVVWLVVHIFYLTGFKNRVLVVMQWAWSYLSFRRGARLIVERGWSPAEEQESVTESEEEVPVPSEH; the protein is encoded by the coding sequence ATGAATACATTACAGAACCCTCAAAGCAAGTCCGACACCAGACGGGTACTGATCATCGGCGGTGGTTTTGCCGGATTGAACGCGGCACTGGAACTGGGGGGAGTTGCCGGAGTGGAAGTCACTCTGGTGGATCGCCATAACTATCACTTATTTCAACCATTGCTCTATCAGGTAGCGATGGCCGGACTCAGTCCAGCGGATATTGCTACCCCCATTCGCAGCCTGCTCTCAGCATATCGCAATACCAATGTTTTACTCGGGGAAGCCGAGTCGATTGATCTTCCCGGTCAAAAAGTCAAATTTGATTTCGGTGAGCTCGAATTTGATTATCTGGTACTGGCCTGCGGTGCGACGCACAGTTATTTCGGACACAATGAGTGGGAAAAGTATGCTCCCGGCTTGAAGACGATTTCCCAGGCAACCGAAATTCGCAAGCGTGTGCTGTCTGCGTTCGAGCATGCGGAACGCGTTACCGACCCGGATGAACAAAAGAAGCTTCTGACTTACGTCATCGTAGGTGGAGGTCCCACGGGCGTCGAACTGGCAGGAGCCATCGGGGAGATGAGTCGTTTTACTCTTTCCCGGGATTTTCGCCGGATCAATCCCAGCCACACCCGCGTGATTCTGGTGGAAGCGGGACCACGGATCTTACCCATGTTTTCCGAGCAGCAGTCTAACCGGGCAGCTCGGGACCTGGAGAAGCTGGGGGTTCAGATCTGGACCTCATCTGTGGTAACGAATATCAATGATGAGGGAGTAGAGTTAGGGGAAGAGCGGATTCGCGCTGCCACCGTGTTGTGGGCTGCGGGAGTCGAGGCTTCTGAGCTCGGGCAGGCAGGAGGCATGCACGTTGATAATCGTGGTCGCGTTTTGGTCGAACCGGATTTGAGCCTGGAAGGATATTCGAATGTATTCGTGGCCGGCGACCAGGCCAGTTATACGCATCAGACTGGCAGTCCGCTACCGGGAACGGCTCCCGTTGCTTTACAGCAGGGGCGATTTATCGGGAAAACGATTCGCAATGAAGTCAAAGGCAAGGCACGTAGTAAGTTCCATTTTCGGGACAAAGGTCAGATGGCTACAATTGGCCGCAGTCGGGCGATTGTGGAAATGGGACGGCTCAAGCTGACTGGTTTTTTTGCCTGGGTTGTCTGGCTCGTCGTACACATCTTTTATCTTACAGGATTTAAAAACCGCGTACTGGTCGTGATGCAGTGGGCCTGGTCCTATCTCAGTTTCAGACGTGGTGCACGACTGATTGTTGAGCGTGGCTGGAGTCCTGCTGAAGAACAGGAGTCGGTAACAGAGAGCGAAGAGGAAGTCCCTGTTCCTTCAGAGCATTGA